The Polypterus senegalus isolate Bchr_013 chromosome 1, ASM1683550v1, whole genome shotgun sequence genomic sequence tTGATTTCATGGCACTGCAATGTGTAGTCGCCTTGCCAATCCATCATCCTCAGCTCTATTGTTAGTGTAGTTTGCACGTACCCCCTTGTCTGCATGACTTTTCAAgccacatccccaaagacttaATCATTAAGTTGATTGGCCTCAAACAAGTGTGGGCACACCGTCCAAAAGGTCGGTTCCTGTTTTTTCCACAGttatcctgaattggattaagcagaacTGAATATTATGTTCTAAATTATGTGTTCTCTTTTCATATAGTGAGTAGACACGTATTAGTGACCTAGTACATACTGGCTTGCATTTGGAAAGATTTTAGTGATTATTTCAATTTAAACTACAAATTCACGTCACAAGGATATAATATTAGGCCTATTTGGTTTTATAGTACACTGACTCTACTAATTGTACAGAGTGCTCCAGAAGCTAGAGGATAAAGACATCATCTCTTCTCTTGGGGTGTTAAGGAGATCCATTAATAAAATACTCGTGAGAGTATCCTTGAAGAACACAGATCCATCTGCCTAATCCAATTTTATGCATTTTACTAGATGCAAAGTAAGAACCTACTCAAGAAAGAGTACTTACTACAAGAACACAGATACAAAGGAATATTCActagcaaaatgaaaaacagaccATAAAGGTTAATAAGAATAATTTGTGAACAAATTTAAGGAAGGGAAATACTAAACTACTGACTATGACAAAAAATCTTAACCACACCATttcaagaatttcaagatttGATAGGTTTGTTGGATAATCTTTATTGGTTACATCTTTAACATGGGCAGAGTTGATTACAAATATTTCAACATATTTTAAACTATCTCTTCCTTCTAAAGGTcttaattaaatgtttttcattctaataaaattaataacatgtgGTATAAAGAAAGATGGATGAGTTGCTATTAGATGAACAAAATTCAATGTAACAGACAAGCAAAATACGGTACAGTAGAGGTCTAACTATTAATCTTTAGATtatcataaatgttttttaaaagtaaaagtcaGCAGATAGATATATAAAGATGAAGTGTATTGATTCAAGTTTTAACATTAGACAGTTGACAACTGAGACAAATAATCCAAAACATTTGCCATAATATgtattacaattatttacagtacatgttaCCAGAGAACTGAATGTTACAAACTAAGAATTATTAAGCTGGAAGAAAGAGAATATGACAAAACGTATTTGAAATAAACTATATTTACATCCTACCAGTGGACATAATTAAGGGACTGACcttaaaaagttttaaagaaaaatctgAAGCTTCTGATAAATGAATTCATTAATAAGTTGTTGACAATTTAGTTTACTGACTCAACTGGCTTTCTTTTAACACCTGTGCCAGACACCTAtccacattttccattttttcttcccACTCTTTCACACATTTGTCTACATTGTCGTCAGTAACAACTTTGAAAGCAACAAGGGCAATAATTCCTTCGGCAAAAAGACACTGCAGAAATGTGCACAGCTTCTTCATAACCTCAGGGTCATTGTCTGAACTTTTCTTATAAACCTCCAGAATAGGCtccccaaataattttttttcccacaagACATTATCATAAAGGCTGTCCAGATTCATGCTTCGTTTACACTCTTTAAATGTCTTAATAAATTCGTCAGTctcttgctttttaaaattttccttggCTTCATACATatctttaaactttttaaactgatgtTTGATGTTTTTCACTGTATCATCATTCTGTAaaataactgacatttttttgatattattcagtgttttcttattttcagttaaaatcttttctatttttggAAGAAGTTCATTCAAGTCTTTCTGAACCTCTTGGTCTTCATCTTTGTCCACTGCACTTGATATACCCTTCATTACTAATCCCACTATGCCAAACACAGGGTGAACCACTGCTGCGTTACATGATATTTCTGCGATGCCCATCCAAATTCCACGCATAATTTGCTTAACTTCAGAGTTATCCATGGTTTTCCAAGTAGTTAAATGTTTTGTAAGAcacaactaaaaaagaaaagtaacaaaatatcTAATAATTCAAAGGTTAGGCATTTAATATAATTTCaacttaatgaagaaaaaatcatgcttcaaaaacattttcttgaCCAATAATAAATTTAAAGAGCTAAAGAGATATTTAGAAAAccttttctaaagaaaaaaatgaaattattattgatCAGTAAGTACTCATTGTCACACGCATGTGCATTCGGGAaggtttaagggctctggtgatggtaattctctgcTGATCCAGAGGTTGACACTCCATATTaatgctttttcttcttctccctctaCAGACAGGAGGATTGATGGCTTTTCCaccgatgacatcatttccggtgtctgcctgtctgggaAACATCATAACCTCCATCTTTGACAGTTAGATTCAGACTCCTGTTTAAAAAGACATTTTCTACAGTGCTTATTaactgtgttttatttcttttttaaattcaattataTGAGATGTGCCTATGGGTGCTCCAACACTCCTTACTGTCTCTGCCTTTGTTTTTACATcatgtaaaataacattaaataaatcaaaggtAATTGTATGCCAGGGTTTATAATGTTTGAAAAGACATTTGAATAAGCAGCTACATAACCACATagtgatttattttaattcttacttaaagactaattatatatatttaaaaatgtattattcataaATTCACATACTTTTATTAATGTCTTCCAATAAATATAGATGAGCATTTCATGTTATATACTTTTGGAttatatgaaaaattattttactgatattggaTTTTAATGATGGTTGAAAGTTTGTTGTGTTTAGCATTATTAAACATGAAGCATTATTAACACTTACTGTTATGTTTTATTCATCCTTCAATGAAACCAATTTTCCAATTCAAGCTTGGCATTTTGTgaagctggagcctaccccaaTAATACTCTATAAAAGACGAGAATCAAAACTCTTTTGCCACAACTTAACACACATGAGCCTTTTGGAATGAGTGAGGAAAACTGGAGCAGTCTGAGAAggtgtatataaatgtaatgaattattaattattattattattataaggtaCTCTCAGGCAGTGACTGGTCCAGGAGTTGTATGCAGGAGTAGAGAGACATCTTAACTAACTACTTCACTGCAATGCATGTCTTATTAATAATGATGAAATTAGTCAGCACTACTTTATTGTATACCAtaatattattgtacagtatactgtattgtattattgtattgtaatatatattgtattattgtatactATAATattactttattgtattgtaatgtacccatatacagtataaacatggTTCCTTCCTTTTTATTATGGAACTATCAAACACAAATTTTTGATTACAAAgatttaaaatataacacaataagcATTGAAATTGTTCCTACTACAACATTATTTTCTATGTTCATGTTGCTTATTATCACAATatcctccctctcatttacagtCTTTTTCTCTTTATCAAGGCTTCTCTCTACGCTTCATCTTTTCAACTAGAACAGCCGCTTCTTAATCAGACCTAGTGTTTTATTACATGTTTAGGATGTATGTAGGACATTCCAAAACACTCCAGATAACACATCTTCAGATAGGTAGAACTTTTACTACAATTCTGATATACAGCACATGTTCTGATTAAGTTGGAAAATTACACTCTAAACCTAATGGACAGATGCATTGGAACTTCAAGTCTCTAACATTAAAAGTTTGATTCAAAATTTAACTCTTATTCAGCCTTTGGAGTGCagaacatggagaacatgcaaactccacaaattcATTGACTGGATGTTGAACTGAAAGCAGGTCTCCAAGCTATGAGTAAACAGCATATTCCACTAGGCCAGTATAGCCATTATCTTTTAACCAATGTGAGCAACTTAATGCAGTTATGTTATAACACACCTTCACTCAGTACAACCAAAACAAATATCTTATTAGTGACTTGTATTACACTGAATATTAATTGGGCAGCattatggtgcagtggttagttctGCTATCTGACCCACTTCAGAGTCCTCATGTCACATATTGGCTTGGACAGCTCTGTGTTTATATGCATATTCTCTCCATGTTGCTTTGCGATTCGCCAGATGCCTTAGTTTTAACCCACATCACAAAgaagtgacaaagggcagccctggcggagtccaactctcactggaaaagggctcgacttactgccggcaatgcggaccaagctctgacaccgattgtacagggaccgaacagctcttatcaggggtccgtaccccatactcccggagcaccccccacaggattccctgagggacacggtcgaatgccttttccaagtccacaaaacacatgtagaccggtcgggcaaactcccatgcacccttcaggactctgctaagggtgaagagctggtccactgttccgcgaccaggacgaaaaccacactgttcctcctgaatccgaggttcgactatccgacggatcctcctctccagaacccctgaatagacttttccagggaggctgaggactgtgatccctctatagttggaacacaccctccggtccccctttttaaagagggggaccaccaccccggtctgccaatccagaggcactgtctccgatgtccatgcgatgttgcagagacgtgtcaaccaagacagtcctacaacatccagagccttaaggaactccggggtatctcatccaccccggggccctgccaccaaggagtttttgaccacctcggtgacttcagtcccagagatgggagagcccacctcagagtccccaggctctgcttcctcattggaaggcatgttagtgggattgaggaggtcttcgaagtactcctcccaccgacccacaacgcccgagtcgaggtcagcagcgcaccatccccaccatatacggtgttgacactgcactgcttccctcctgagacgccggacggtggaccagaatctcctcgaagccgtccgaaagtttctccatggcctccaaactcctcccatgcccgagttttgcctcagcaacaacgaagccgcgttcgcttggcctgccggtacctatcagctgcctccagagacccacaggacaaaaagtcctataggactccttcttcagcttgacggcatccctcacgccggtgtccaccaacgggttggggattgccgccacgacaggcaccgaccaccttgcggccacagctccgtcagccgcctcaacaatagaggcacggaacatggcccattcgactcaatgtccccacctccctcgggacgtggttgaagttctgccggaggtgggagttgaagctacttctgacaggggactctgccagccgttcccagcagaccctcacaacacgcttgggcctaccaggtctgaccggcatcttccccaccatgaagccaactcaccaccaggtggtgatcagttgacagctccgcccctctctcacccgagtgtccaagacatatggccgcaagtcaacgacacgaccacaaagtcgatcatcgacctgaggcctagggtgtcctggtgccaagtgcacatatgaacacccttatgcttgaacatggtgttcgttatggacaatccatgacgagcacagaagtccaataacaaaacaccgctcgggttcagatcgggggggccattcctcccaatcacgcccttccaggtctcactgtcattgcccacgtgagcattgaagtctcccagcaaaacgagggaatcccagaaggtatgccctctagcaaccctccagagactccaaaagggtggatactccaaactgctgttcgagcatacgcacaaacaacagtcaggacccttccccacccggcggagggaggccaccctctcgcccaccgggtaaaccccaatgcacaggctccagtgggggcaataagtatgcccacacctgctcggcctctcaccgggggcaactccagagtggtagagagcccagcccctctcaaggagattggttccagagtccaagctgtgcgccgaggtgagtccgactatatctagcggaacctctcgacctcgcgcactagctcaggctccttccccttcagagaggtgacattccacgtcccaagagccagtttctgtagccgaggatcagaccgccaaggtccacgccttcggccaccacccaactcacactggacccaacctccttggcccctcccataggtggtgagcctatggggaggaggacccacgttacctcttcgggctgtgcccgccgagccccatgggtgcaggcccggccaccaggtgctcgccatcgagccccacctccaggcctggctccagagggggcccgtgaccagcccGGGCAAGGG encodes the following:
- the LOC120528828 gene encoding protein rapunzel-like, with product MDNSEVKQIMRGIWMGIAEISCNAAVVHPVFGIVGLVMKGISSAVDKDEDQEVQKDLNELLPKIEKILTENKKTLNNIKKMSVILQNDDTVKNIKHQFKKFKDMYEAKENFKKQETDEFIKTFKECKRSMNLDSLYDNVLWEKKLFGEPILEVYKKSSDNDPEVMKKLCTFLQCLFAEGIIALVAFKVVTDDNVDKCVKEWEEKMENVDRCLAQVLKESQLSQ